A window of Streptomyces sp. NBC_01224 genomic DNA:
CGGCGGGACCGAGATCATCGCCGAGTACGCGATGCTGCTCCCCGCCCTCGTACTGGCGAAGATCTACGGCTTCAGCGACACCATCGGCCACGCGCTGGTCGGCTCGCTCAACGACATGATCGACGGCCGGGAGCGGGCGCTGGCCGGTCAGCAGCACCTCGCCTCGTCCATGTTCCAGCTGCTGGCCGACAAGCACGCCGAGCCCGGCGACGACGTCGCCTCGCGGATGCTCGCCGACCGCGGCGGCTTCACCGACGAGGAGGTCGCGCAGGACCTGATGGTCATGATGGCCGCGGGCCACCAGCCGACCGCCGACTGGATCGGCAACTCGCTGCGGCTGATGCTCACCGACGACCGGTTCGCCGCCTCCCTCTCGGGCGGTAGGCACAGCGTCGCCGAGGCCATGAACGAGGTGCTCTGGGAGGACACCCCGACGCAGAACGTCGCGGGCCGCTGGGCGTCGCGCGACACCCATCTCGGCGGGCGCCACATCCGGGCGGGCGACCTGCTGCTGCTGGGCATCGCCGCCGCCAACTCGGACCCGCAGGTCCGCACCGACGGTTCCGCGCTGACCGGCGGCAACAACGCGTTCCTCTCCTTCGGCCACGGCGAGCACCGCTGCCCGTTCCCGGCCCAGGAGACCGCCGAGGTCATCGCCCGTACCGGCATCGAGGTGCTGCTGGACCGGCTCCCGGACATCGACCTCGCCATCCCCGCCGAACAGCTCACCCGGCGCCCGTCCCCGTGGCTGCGGGGCCTGACGGACCTGCCGGTGACCTTCACACCCACCCCTGCCGTCGGAACCGCCGTCGGAATCGCCATCGGAGGCCAGAGATGACCCGGATCGCCCTCGACCCCTTCGTCGCCGACCTCGACGGCGAGAGTGCCCGGCTGCGGGCGGCGGGCCCGCTCGCCGAGGTGGAACTGCCGGGCGGAGTGCACTGCTACGCGGTCACCCACCACGCCGAGGCGCGGCAGCTGCTCACCGACAGCCGGATCGTGAAGGACATCAACGTCTGGGGCGCCTGGCAGCGCGGCGAAATACCGATGGACTGGCCGCTGATCGGCCTCGCCAACCCGGGCCGC
This region includes:
- a CDS encoding cytochrome P450, giving the protein MTQPPAPASGCPVSQGRAPLSGPRFQTEPTRLYREMRRDHGAVAPVVLDGDIPAWLVLGYRELHQLTSDPVLFSRDSDLWNQWDRIPDDWPLLPMIGRKQPSILYTVGPRHTERAGMISNALEAVDPFALKRYAEEFADGLIDRFCSTGGTEIIAEYAMLLPALVLAKIYGFSDTIGHALVGSLNDMIDGRERALAGQQHLASSMFQLLADKHAEPGDDVASRMLADRGGFTDEEVAQDLMVMMAAGHQPTADWIGNSLRLMLTDDRFAASLSGGRHSVAEAMNEVLWEDTPTQNVAGRWASRDTHLGGRHIRAGDLLLLGIAAANSDPQVRTDGSALTGGNNAFLSFGHGEHRCPFPAQETAEVIARTGIEVLLDRLPDIDLAIPAEQLTRRPSPWLRGLTDLPVTFTPTPAVGTAVGIAIGGQR